The nucleotide window GCTTTCTAGGCATTCGACACAGGTGTTGTTGGGGATGTCGCAAACGGGTTTATCGCCCGAACAATCGTCGTTTGTGTAGCATGTGAAACAGCCGGCAGGAGGGTTATCGCTTGTGCACAGGTCGGTTTTTTCACATCCGATAAAGGTTGTTGCTGTCAGCGTTGCGAGAGAAAAAACAAAGGCGATAAAAAATGTTTTGCTTTTATTTAGACTGTTAAGCATTAAAACGTTCCTGCTAGTTCGATAGATGTTGGGCTAAGACGCACTTGAATATCGTTCGTGGTTTGTTTTTCTGTTGGAGCACGTGTTTGGTATTGGCCGATGAAAAACCATACGATGCCTGCGGTAATGGAAGCTGCACCTAAACCGAGAGATGTCCAAGCAAGAGCAGGAATAGGTTTTGACGTTTCTAAACAATCTCCAGTAACAGCATCGCTTCGAGTGCAGCTGTCTCCCTTTGCAAGCCCGATAATTCCAAGTGTGCTCAATGCTGCACCCGCTCCCACGAGCACGCCCGACATCAGCCACGGATAGTGCGTCTCCATGATGGGCTCTAGTTTGGCTGATACAGTGCGCTCGAAGCTTTTGTCTTTGGGGATGGTGAGGGTTGTGCTGAAAGTCTCGTAGCCGTTGAGCTCGACGGTGATGTGGTGCTCTCCTGGCTCGATGTGTTTGTGATACGGGAGGATGCCGGTGGGTATGGTGTCTATTAAGAGGCGGGCGCCGTGGGTGCCATCGACTTTGATGAAGGGGCCTGAGCCTTTTTGGAATTTGCTTAGGGCCTCTTTACAGGCTTCGCGAGCTGCAGTAGCGATGTCGCTACCCGAGATGTCGTATCTTACGGCGTAGTTTGAAGCTGAGGGGGCGGTGAGATTTAGCGCGATGGAAGTGGGCACAGCTTCTTGGGACCAAAGGGTCCAGCTTAGAGCGGCATCGGCGCCTGCATG belongs to Myxococcales bacterium and includes:
- a CDS encoding PEGA domain-containing protein; the encoded protein is MLVLQHADNPQVTEAHYQKALESIQKTLSSYGHTVLHVSDRRLKRKLSEEDRRCTAVLCADDAAKHAGADAALSWTLWSQEAVPTSIALNLTAPSASNYAVRYDISGSDIATAAREACKEALSKFQKGSGPFIKVDGTHGARLLIDTIPTGILPYHKHIEPGEHHITVELNGYETFSTTLTIPKDKSFERTVSAKLEPIMETHYPWLMSGVLVGAGAALSTLGIIGLAKGDSCTRSDAVTGDCLETSKPIPALAWTSLGLGAASITAGIVWFFIGQYQTRAPTEKQTTNDIQVRLSPTSIELAGTF